A stretch of Azospirillaceae bacterium DNA encodes these proteins:
- a CDS encoding IS630 family transposase — MPKPLSFDLRSRVLSAIDAGLSRRQAAERFGVSASSAIR; from the coding sequence ATGCCCAAGCCCCTGTCCTTCGATCTCCGTTCGCGCGTTCTGTCCGCGATCGACGCGGGTCTGTCGCGCCGTCAGGCAGCCGAGCGCTTCGGGGTGAGTGCATCCAGCGCCATTCG